In the Malania oleifera isolate guangnan ecotype guangnan chromosome 1, ASM2987363v1, whole genome shotgun sequence genome, one interval contains:
- the LOC131158053 gene encoding early nodulin-like protein 1, which produces MEFQRRLCFLFIFLAGFLCSLEAIQFNVGGSHGWAVNPNLNYNRWAEKNRFLVNDTIYFKYEKGADSVLVVKGDDYVKCNTQNPIKKMEDGNSVFVLNRSGAFFFISGKNGSCENGQKLIVLVLAVRKYQLPPSPKQSPPAGAPAPVTHAPAVPVSPSPVEAPTSPAPAGNTPAASPTPLAPAYAPTTPSPAGNVPVSSPTQHSPVPAMPTPVVSPAPAYAPKAPAYAPATPSPAGNVPASSPTPAGSQPAPVPVMPTPVVSPAPAYAPKSPAPAATPAQSPTPAFTPTTPSPSPSTAVPPSLSPYPASPSPSATSHAPETAPTLSPPALAPTSPTSSASTPGSSPQSGGSSANVVAPSPNSSRAFVFIPGVLVSSVTLILSIAMVNFI; this is translated from the exons ATGGAGTTTCAGAGGCGACTCTGTTTCCTTTTTATCTTCCTCGCTGGCTTTCTCTGTTCGTTGGAAGCTATTCAGTTCAACGTTGGGGGATCTCATGGTTGGGCCGTGAACCCAAATCTGAACTACAATCGCTGGGCGGAGAAGAACAGGTTTCTTGTCAATGACACTATCT ATTTTAAGTATGAGAAGGGTGCGGACTCTGTTTTAGTTGTCAAGGGAGATGATTACGTCAAGTGTAACACGCAGAATCCGATCAAGAAGATGGAAGATGGTAATTCTGTGTTCGTGCTCAACAGATCGGGCGCTTTCTTCTTCATCAGCGGAAAAAATGGTAGCTGCGAGAACGGCCAGAAGCTAATTGTGTTGGTTTTGGCCGTCAGGAAATATCAGCTTCCTCCATCCCCCAAACAATCTCCACCCGCCGGTGCTCCGGCGCCGGTGACCCACGCGCCGGCGGTCCCCGTGTCTCCTTCTCCTGTTGAGGCACCCACTTCGCCGGCGCCGGCAGGGAACACTCCCGCTGCCTCTCCCACACCACTAGCACCAGCATACGCTCCGACGACCCCATCTCCGGCGGGTAATGTTCCAGTTTCATCTCCCACGCAACATTCTCCTGTTCCGGCGATGCCGACTCCTGTCGTCTCCCCTGCACCAGCCTACGCTCCGAAGGCACCAGCATACGCTCCGGCGACCCCATCTCCGGCGGGTAATGTTCCAGCTTCATCTCCCACGCCGGCCGGCTCTCAACCGGCTCCTGTTCCGGTGATGCCGACTCCTGTCGTCTCCCCTGCACCAGCCTACGCTCCGAAGTCTCCAGCTCCGGCGGCTACACCTGCACAGTCTCCGACGCCGGCCTTCACTCCCACGACGCCGTCTCCCTCTCCATCTACAGCTGTCCCTCCCTCACTCTCTCCATACCCGGCATCACCATCTCCGTCGGCGACTTCCCACGCACCGGAAACTGCACCAACCCTTTCGCCTCCCGCGTTGGCACCCACCAGTCCCACCTCATCGGCGTCGACGCCAGGGAGCTCCCCTCAGTCCGGCGGGAGCTCGGCGAATGTTGTGGCGCCTTCTCCGAATTCTTCACGCGCATTCGTGTTCATCCCCGGCGTTTTAGTGTCATCGGTGACCCTGATTCTGAGTATCGCCATGGTCAACTTCATTTGA